In Miscanthus floridulus cultivar M001 chromosome 8, ASM1932011v1, whole genome shotgun sequence, the sequence TACTTCAAGCCTAGAACTGGCCTAGGGGATCAACCAACAATTAAGAGTGTTCTTCAAGGAGAAGCAGTCAAGGAGAAGACAAATTtgtgcatgacaagatgttttcttGATGCATCTATTCCATTTAATGCAAGTAATTCCATTTTTTACCAGCCGATGATTGATGCTATGTGTGCATATGGTTCTGGATACAAGGGGCCAAACTTTAATCAGTTGCGTGGTCCATTGCTTGCAAAATGTGTTGCAGAAACTAGGAATTTTGTTGATGGTTTCCGTAGAACTTGGAGGAAAACTGGTTGCACTATTATGGCTGATGGGTGGACTGACAGAAAGAGAAGGACCCTCATTAACTTCTTGGTCTACTGTCCCAAAGGTACTATTTTTCTCAAGTCAGGTTGATGTCACTGATAGCTCCAAAACTACAGATTTCTTGTTTAGATTATTCAAAGATGTAGTAAATTTTGTTGGGCTTGAACATGTGGTTCATTTTGTCACTGATAATGCCTCAAACATGGTTGCTGCTGGTAGAAGGTTAGAAGATGAGTTCCCATCCTATTTATTGGTCCCCTTGTGCTGCCCATTGTGTGAATTTGATATTGTCTGACTTTGGTAAGGAGGATATAGTGAAGACTACTGTAGCTCATGCATCAGGAATTATAAAATATATCTATAACCATTGCTTCCCATTGTATCTAATGAGGAAGTTCACTAAAGGTCATGAGATTCTCCGCCCAGCCCAAACTCATTTTGCTACTAATTTTATTGCTTTGCAAAGCATATATAAGCACAAGGCTGATCTGCATGCAATGGTTATCTCCAATGAGTGGACAACCTGTGCATATTATAAGGAACCACAAGCCAAAAAGTTCACCAAAGCTGTGCTAGATCAAAAGTTCTAGAAAAATTGTGCTATTGTTTGGCAATTATCAGAACCACTAGTTCGGGTGCTGAGAATAGTGGACAGCGATGAGAGACCTGCAATGGGCTATCTATTTGCAGCATTCCATGCTGCAAGAGACGAAATTGTGAAGAGATTTCAGCGAAAGAAAGAGTTAGCAAAGCCTTTCTTGGAATACATAGATGCACGGTGGGATAAGCACTTTGATAAGAATCTCCATGCTTCTGGCTTTTGGTTCAATCCTAATAACCTAGTACAATATTGAACTAAGAGAGAAGTACAACTTCACTACTTCTAGAGTTCTTGATGTCATAGAGAGATATGCTGGCAAAGATATTGCCCTTAGAAGTGCTTTGACGAAAGAAATGAAGATTTTTAGGAATGGAGAAGGTGATTTTGGGCGTTCAACTGCTATAAATGATTGCTAGGGCATGCTTGCTGGTAACTTCACTACTTCTAGATTGTTGTTTTTTACTTTTCCAGTTCATTTCAGCATCACTAACTTCTGTTTTGTCACATAGATGAGTGGTGGCAAACTTATGGCTGCAGCGCACCAAATTTACAGAAGCTTGCCCTACGTGTGTTGAGCCAAACTTGTAGTGCTTCTGGATGTGAGAGGAGCTGGAGCTACTTTGAGCATGTGTACTCCAAAAAAATAAATAGATTAGAGCATCAAAGGCTAATGAGAGCCCCtgggagccatgccaaacacgaTCTAAATGATATTGTGTATGTTCATTGTAACCTGAGACTGCATCAAAGGTACCCCTTCTGGCCTTCTCCAATTCCTTAAATTCATTCACAGTTAGCTGCTAGTCTGTTCTGTAACATTCATTCACTTGCACAGCTAGCTGCTAGCATGTTTTCTTGTTTGAACTATTTGATAAATAATATATTGTCTTCTTGTTTGAACTATTTGAACATTAGGTCCAAATTCCGTACTAGAAATTATGATCAATAAGTTTGGAAGAAATTGGAAAGGAAAATGAAGCTTGGATCTTAGAAGACAATCCACCTCGCCTTAACTCTGAAGAGCTGAATGTCTTTTGCAGTGAGCTGTCCGCACCGAGTATACAATGCAGTGATGGTAATGTCTCTTGTCAATTGTGAAATCAGTTCAACATACATACAATTTTTTTTGCTTATTTAACATCATATCTATATTGATAAAAAAATCAGAATTGGCGCTAGACTTGGATGTTGTTGAGGTTGATGCCATGGAAGAAAGTGATGAGATTATGGACAATCAGAACCATAAAAGGGAGGAAGATCTATTTAATTACGATGGTATTTCATTTGATGTTGGTGGACCAAGTTGTGATGTTGCACCTGAAGATGAATGGGATCCCTTGAATTTTTATTGAGTACCATCTACCATGTGTTGTGTCTGTGACTTTGTATCTTTTTAGCATAAACTTGTTTGGAACTTTTAGCATGTCAGTATGTTATCATACACTTGATATTTTGTACTAAAGAACCTGCAAACTTGTGTTGCTGTTGCTGTATGCTGTGAGCACTGAGTGTGAGCCGTGACAATGACAGTGTGCTGTGATGTGATATTTCTACGAtgtatgaagtatgaactatctATGAAGATGAAACTATACAAATTCAATTGCACAACTCACAATAACTTAAGTTTTATTGTGAGTTGTACAGTTAAATTCGTGTTGTTTATCATCTGTCAATTATATGCTATAATTAACAATTGACAGATGATAAACAACATAAATTTAATTGCACAACTCACAATAACTTAAGTTTCATCTATATACACACTGGTTCAAAGTTTTTGTGCTCGGTTCAATTTGTCCGATTCAAAACAATTGAACCGACAGTTCAACCAGTTCGAAACGGTTGGACCAGTGAACCGATAGCCTCGTCGGTTCGATGTCTGATCCGGTCCTAATAACTGTGGCCCAGAGCGCTGCCTTACcggcaaagaaagaaagaaaaccgTTGACAGCGCTTTGATGTGTTTGTGTGTGCCTCTTCACTGTTTTTCTATTCCTATTCCTATGTACTCGTAGAAGCTAGGAGTACATGCAGCAACAGTAAACAGTGTACGAATTACTGAGTAGTACTACTTCAGTCAGTGGTAGATATGCTGGTGCCCTGTGGGAACCCATGGCATGGCTAGGAAATGCTGTGAGCTTTTATAAGTTACTCAGCttgtttgcttgttggtttcagtcaggacttatcagttagttaacagtatttttctttcacaataaattcAGCATTAGTCAGGACTTATCAActtcagaaaccaaccaacgaatagGCCGACTATTACAACTGATGGTTATATGAGTCCACTGAATCTGAATGCATGCCCGTCTGTAATGTGTTTGTCAAAATACCAGGCAAGAATAAGACACATCCGCACAGGTTCTCCGTAATAGATAAAGATAATGGAGTAGGAGTAGTATATAATCTTATTGGTGTAGTATCGAACAAGCTCGCGCACTTTTCAGATGGAGTAGTATTTTGTACTCGAATGCTGACATGGGCTTATAAGGCATGTCCGTATATGCCTGGCCTGCGTGAGCATCAGCAATTCAGCATGATCAGGTCAGCTGGTCAGACCGCATTTTACGATACTGCTACCTTAGGTACGTAGGGCTACACGACATACGGGCCCAGCGGAAATCGTAAAGTACCCCGCCCGCCGCCCATTCCAGCGCGAATGGCGCTCCTCCATGGCTCTCCATATAAAACATGGCCAATTCCCGCGCCTCGCCCGCCCTCATGTTCTTCTCCCCATGAGCCATGAATATGATCCTCCAATCCCATGTGCCACGTGCCTTGCCCGGTTTTCCCCTGAGGCCCTGATGGATGATGAGAGCACACTTGCCGTTGGCCCGTTGCCAAGATGCGAGATGGCACTGCCTACCTCGTGTAGCTTTGCTTCTCACACATGACATAACAATGACATACGTCGTCCACGCAGATGCACCGCAGATCTGCAGAGATAGATAGGGAATTTGGCCGCATGCCCGCTTGCATAACGCGACGAGCTCTGCGACCTGTTTTCATCCGGCAGTGCATGGCTATGGCTCCCCGAGAACTGGGCGCCTGTGCAGTGTGTTTTGTAGCTCTTGGCGCGATCGGATCGTCGTCTGGCTATAAAAAAAAATACAGGTGGTGGCAGTGTTGCATACGTACTCACGTACATCCGGAATTCCGATGGCAGAGGAGATGCGCGAGGCAGGGTAATTCGCACGCACGTACTCGTACGTGTTACCGGGGGCACAACACAACGCGTCTGTGTTTGAGTGATTGTGCCACAGTGTCACCTAGTCTGTCCCTGGCCTGGTGCGGCCAGTGCAACAACCAAAGCCAGTGCCCAATGTCTCCGTACGATGAGGCCATGGCTCAGTGAATTTCAATACGTATGAGCATGGGAGCGCTCGCGACCCAGATCCAGATCCCGTCGGCCCCCTCCCTCCGGTCTCCGGCTAGCTCGCCGCAGCGGCCCGATTCTTAGTAGCTAGTAGCTGTAGGGCTGTAGAGGTCTCCGAGATGGGTGTCCGCAGCCTTCCCTGCACGCCTCCACCTCTTTCTTGCAGCCATCAGTCCTACCGCTCCCTCCTTCAGCCAGGCAGCTCCTTCTTTAACGTTGGTTTGACAGCTCCGCCTCCACCTGGAATCCTGGCTGAGCCTTTTCTATCTGCGGCGACGGCTTCAACAACATCCTTCGGTTGCCAGCGTGAATCTCCTTTGACGGCTCTACAAACCCACCCTTAACCGACGCTATGCGCGGTCAGTCCATCCAGGTGCAAGCGTCTTCGACGCCCCTGCGGCCCCTCGCCGGCGGATCCATCCTCCTCAACGCCACCGACGTTGCTGCCTTCTTATCCAGTTGCAGGACTTTGTTGTAATTTGGTCTTCCATGGAGGACCTCTTTGTAAACTGACTGCTTTTATTATATAATGGTGTTCGGCTGGTCATGTTatggcttgtttcagcttatttcagcttattctctctcacagaacactattgaatcatccgaaaCCATCCGAAGTCCACTGTGCAGTCTACCAGCCAAACACGCTTATGTGTTGttgttgccaaaaaaaaaagtctCCGTACATATAAAAAAAAAGGATATCTCAGACAATCTTGGGCTTTCACTTAAACAGCCCCCACTCCCAATCACACGGCCCAGTAAGAAGAGCGTGGGCCTACAggttttttttttatctatgGGGCCCAACACTTGGCCTGATTAGACGCTTTCCTTGGAGATAATGGAGAATTGGAGACCGATGCTATGACTTGACTAGCTACAATGTTTGATGTGCTACCAAAGGAGTACATTGCAAGGGTGGTGCCGTGGTGGTGACCCTGTGGATTGGGCctatttagttcctaaaattttttacgtagtactcatcacatcgaattttacggcacatacatggagtactaaatgtagacgaaaaaaaattaattgcacagctgggtgagaaatcacgagatgaaacttttaaacctaattagtctataattagacactaattaccaaatacaaacgaaagtgctacaatagccaaaaCCTAAAAAATTTTGCTTCTAAACGCGCCCTATGTTACGTGCGACGGAAGGCAATTCATGAAAACGTCTATGGCAGCCCTTTTATCCACGCATTGCTTTGTGGGCAGGTTTATGTCAGAGTTGGAAGAGGAAAAGCCAAAGCAAAATCCTGCTGCTCGCGTATCCCTGCAAACCCCGGCTTGGGTTGAAGGCTTTGGCAGCGGCGAGCCAGGGATGAGGCTGGTCGGTTCATGGAAGCTTCAGCTCTAGTTCTACGAGGAATAACTGATCTAGAGGTGATGGAATCCATTGCCTGCCGAGAAGGTATCACCCTCGCCTCGGACTTACAAGCGAAGAGCTTCTGAGCGGCGAGAGATTGCCTAAATGTCATGAAGAATATTCTATAAGGCTGTTGGTGTTTAACAACCAACCAACATCAAGTCACGGGGTCATTGGGACAGAGTTTGGGGAGCTTCGGCGTATGCATAACTCAGCGGTAAATGCGAAGACAActaatttatactggttcagaccgcTAGAATAGTGTAATACCCTAGTCTAGTTAGACATGGTGCCTTTGCGTTGGGGTTGTGTATGATTGATTGGATACAATCAGTGCGCGcctgcctctctttatatagtccAAAGGGCATGGCGTATTCTTCTAGTGCTAGTCGGATACAATTAAGGAATTCTAGGAGACTAATTTTCCTAAAGTCTGACTAGATCAGTCCTTAATAGCTTGAAGATCACGCCACCTTATTCCGTGTCTTCAAGCAGACCGTGGGTCGGCCTTGTGAGAAACCCTCAGGATACTGGTTCGTCCAAGGCAGCCTTGGAGTATATGGGCAAATCGTTCAGGAGATCAGTGCGAGGAAGGCAACCTTCAGAAGCATTGAATTTGTGCATGAGAAGAGGAAGTCCAATATCGATGCTCATAACATTACTCGTAGTGCTATCCGTGCTGACATAGGTCGGCATGTTTGGTTTTTGAGTCAATCGAATGGTGTATGTAACTCTTACAACTCTTATAGTTAAATAAAGGAGAGTGGTGTTGCTAAAAGAAAGTTATGTCGCTAACACGGTTAACGAGTACACCGTGTGCAAAAAATAGAAAAGATATAGCTGAAATTGGAGAAGAATCCAGAGGATTTTATGCAAATCACCATAAAAAACACAGACGCACCTTACATACATCAACACTCACCTTACCAAATGAGTAACTCTAAAATACTAAACCATAAGATTTTAAGATTTAAATCTtaaagtattttaaaaaaaaatacaagtacgctttttttataaaaaaatacaaaTACTCTAACACATGGCTCCGACCTCGACACGAATAGTAACTAAAAAAGATCTCTAAAAAATACAAGTACTCTCGTCAAGTTGCGAGGAGACGAGGATTCGGAGATAGAGGCGGTGTTTAAGACTACTTCACTGTATGTTTTTCAGCTCTGCTTCATGTCTTTTAGTCAACAGGTTCAACACCTTACAACTCTGCTTAAAAAAAAAAGGTGCTCTATAAACTTCATGTTTTTCACGAGGGTGTTCGATGGTAGAGTATGTGGAAGTAAAATTCGTGAAGAAGTCTCAAGCACCCTGAGTTACGTTTGGTTCGCAACAATCCGCTCGCGACGCTCGTCGTGGCTACCTGGGTAGGTTGGCATGTGCGCCTTGATACGTGCCACGTACCTACTACGCCGCCGCGTCGCCGCAGGAAACCACCAGGAGCGGCTGAAACAGTTTGGGGTTGGGGACACGCGTGGGCCTCAGGCCAACGACCGCCTCTCTGTGCGTGGCAGCAGTTGGCTGCAGCCGCCACATGAGCGCCGGAGCCGCGTGCATGGAGGTGGAGCAAGGGCGGTGCCGGGCTGCCGGGCCTTTAGATGCAGGCTCGTGACCACACGGAAGCATCTGGAACCAGCATCCATCCGAGGTCACGAGTCCATCGGCCTGCTACACCTAGATGCTCAGCTGGGTTCGTCTGCTGCAGTAGCAACCTGCTCGTCTTTTGTGAACCCAAGACGACAAACTGCCACTCGCCGACTCACGGGTGGCATGGACAAGCCAACGACTGATCCCGGCGTCGCCATTGGCCACGCGCGCTGTCTTAAATCCCACGGCCACCACGCAGCTAGCGAGCGACCAAGAACCAGTGAACCACCATGAAGAAGCCACTGGCGCCCCTGCTCCTctgcttctccctcctctgcgtgGCGCCCGCGGCCGCTCCGCGCCGCCTGCTGCACAGCCACCCGCCTCCGTACGCGCGCAACGCGACGGCGTACGGCGCCTCGGCGGCGCTGTGCCCGGGCTGCGAAGCGTGGGCGGATGCGCTGGAGTTCCTCTACTACCACAACCTGGTGCGGCTGGCGTCACTGGAGCCACCGCTGGCGTGGTCCCCGCGCCTGGCCTCGTACGCGCGCTGGTGGGCGGCGCAGCGCCGCGGGGACTGCGCGCTGCGCCACTCCTTCCCCGACGGCCAGTTCGCGCTCGGCGAGAACGTCTTCTGGGGCGGGCCCGGCGGCGCGTGGCGGCCCCGGGACGCCGTCGCCGACTGGGCCGCCGAGGGCGCCGACTACTCGTACGCCGACAACGCGTGCGCGCCGGGACGGGAGTGCGGGCACTACACACAGATCGTGTGGCGACGCACCACCGCTGTCGGGTGCGCCCGCGTGGCGTGCGACGGCGGCGGGGTGTTCATCACCTGCAACTACTACCCGCCCGGCAACGTCGTCGGCGAGAGGCCGTACTAGGCGGCTAACTAGCTCAGGTCAGAGTTGGTCACAGGCGATCAGTGCCACGGTCAGAATAAAAATGCGGTTTTACCGTCACTTTATGCAGCGTGTAATTTTCCTTGTCCTCAGAGTTGTCGCAAGAACTACCCTGGCTGCGTGATGCAAATTTGTGGGCTGCAATTAGGCCTAGTTTTGAGGTCCATCCCATGCCGCCAAAGCTGACAGATACAGGTGGGCCTTCTGGGTCAGTCCACCCATTATTAGGTCTTTATAGAACGAAGATTTCTGAATAAACTTCAGAACTTGGTATATATGCAGAGCTCCTGTGTAACTTTCCAGTTTTGCAAATATATTTTTAAGACCTAGCTGACATCATTTGTGATCCCATCCCTTTTTCTCTGTCTCTTTTTAGTCGAGTGTTATAACCCAGGGATATCTCAAGGCATCGGTTAGTTAACAGGCCAAGCGGTCCACTGAtatatcagctagcgaaggcccaaacgaccgaggcccagtcgagcAAGTGAACTAGGCTGGACGCCGAGGCCAGGGTCAGCCATGACCCCCTCCCTTCTATTGTAGTCCGCACGACGCACAAAAGACACACGACCTCTCCACCGTCATGACCCTGggaggaacggggagaggtcGAGCGCAGCCAAGCGTGCCTGCTCTGACAAGAACAG encodes:
- the LOC136478231 gene encoding pathogenesis-related protein PRB1-3-like — its product is MKKPLAPLLLCFSLLCVAPAAAPRRLLHSHPPPYARNATAYGASAALCPGCEAWADALEFLYYHNLVRLASLEPPLAWSPRLASYARWWAAQRRGDCALRHSFPDGQFALGENVFWGGPGGAWRPRDAVADWAAEGADYSYADNACAPGRECGHYTQIVWRRTTAVGCARVACDGGGVFITCNYYPPGNVVGERPY